From a single Kitasatospora sp. NBC_00458 genomic region:
- a CDS encoding SAV2148 family HEPN domain-containing protein translates to MVFPAGGRGGGPGGPDRGGARSEAPTVVMRPALTGRAVVPAQGGPVEVPALAWSGAEWDDAYQRVRLSGRAYVWLNLVEQRLRSLVDEVLHPIYAPAHGEDWVTAAAGPAGEEWAHRAGAVREVSRRKGYLLDPADDDPLVFLTLPQLRELMVQHWPCFEPYLADRREIELALDELEVARHVVSRNRVLTGTVLAQTERAAARLLALLDGGSGGVPADVVESLVAGRYADVVAVHPDRVRLQRDLPVEDLLDGARRLDALGIGLGMLCQNYTGKRLVRLATDGCRVRLLFLNPASSAVRRRERELGLGRGELARSIQMNILHVRRVRARLRDQGGFEIRVFDETPRFTAYLVEGSAGDGRLGAGGRRQSRDLGVVQPYLRRARGMESPALVLRGGAGQQPGGTDAGLLEVYREEFEGIWADSRPVS, encoded by the coding sequence ATGGTGTTCCCCGCCGGCGGACGTGGCGGTGGGCCCGGCGGCCCCGACCGGGGCGGCGCCCGCAGCGAGGCGCCGACGGTCGTCATGCGCCCCGCCCTGACCGGCCGGGCGGTCGTGCCCGCCCAGGGCGGGCCGGTCGAGGTCCCCGCGCTCGCGTGGTCCGGTGCCGAGTGGGACGACGCCTACCAGCGGGTCCGGCTCTCCGGCCGCGCCTACGTCTGGCTCAACCTGGTCGAGCAGCGGCTCCGCTCGCTCGTCGACGAGGTGCTCCACCCGATCTACGCGCCCGCCCACGGCGAGGACTGGGTCACCGCCGCCGCCGGACCGGCCGGCGAGGAGTGGGCGCACCGGGCCGGCGCCGTCCGCGAGGTCAGCCGCCGCAAGGGCTACCTGCTCGACCCGGCCGACGACGACCCGCTGGTCTTCCTCACCCTGCCGCAGCTGCGCGAGCTGATGGTCCAGCACTGGCCGTGCTTCGAGCCCTACCTGGCGGACCGCCGGGAGATAGAGCTGGCCCTGGACGAACTGGAGGTCGCCCGGCACGTCGTCTCCCGCAACCGGGTCCTCACCGGCACCGTCCTCGCCCAGACCGAGCGCGCCGCCGCCCGGCTGCTCGCCCTGCTCGACGGCGGGTCCGGCGGCGTCCCCGCCGACGTCGTCGAGTCCCTGGTCGCCGGCCGGTACGCGGACGTCGTCGCCGTCCACCCTGACCGGGTCCGGCTCCAGCGCGACCTGCCCGTCGAGGACCTGCTCGACGGCGCCCGGCGGCTCGACGCGCTCGGCATCGGCCTCGGCATGCTCTGCCAGAACTACACCGGCAAGCGGCTTGTCCGGCTCGCTACCGACGGCTGCCGGGTGCGACTGCTCTTCCTCAACCCGGCCAGCAGCGCCGTCCGCCGCCGCGAACGCGAACTCGGCCTCGGACGGGGCGAACTCGCCCGCTCGATCCAGATGAACATCCTGCACGTCCGCCGGGTCCGCGCCCGGCTGCGCGACCAGGGCGGGTTCGAGATCCGGGTCTTCGACGAGACCCCCCGGTTCACCGCCTACCTGGTCGAGGGCTCGGCGGGGGACGGCCGGCTCGGCGCCGGCGGCCGCCGCCAGAGCCGGGACCTCGGCGTGGTCCAGCCCTACCTGCGGCGCGCCCGCGGCATGGAGTCGCCCGCGCTGGTGCTGCGCGGCGGCGCGGG